The Saccharomyces eubayanus strain FM1318 chromosome XIII, whole genome shotgun sequence DNA segment ATTCTACTATCAATTTTTAATAGATGAGCGATTAGACGggatttttatttctatgACTTCTGTAAACCATCGAACGCCTCCACCTtctaataataaaacacaTTCACATAACGAGacccaatttttttttgtttcattcCAACTTCTCACCACCAATTCTTtcctattttctttcctccTCCACTCCCCCACCTGAACAAACATCACACATTACAACCAACAATGCAGCACATATTGTTCACCAAGTTTGAAATAATGAAGCCTTACCCATGTCCAATCATACAAAAACCCAAAACACCTCCACAACATGAATAAAAAGCACAAATAAAAACCCAAGTAGAAGATATACTTAGAAAGGAGGaggataataaaaaaaaaaaaataaaaacctCACAAaagacaatgaaaaataagaaaaggagaatcAAGATTTTTCCTATAATAAACCTTAATGCGGAGTTCCTGTCGACACACTGTATGGTAGTGAAACGTGTgaaatcaacaaaatcaaCCGCAGCATATCATAAACTTGAACATAGACACGACTGAAAAACTCAATCATGCTATACAGCCAAGCGGAAAAAAGACCCTATTCTTATCTTATCTCTTAAAATCTCcataaaatttttatccttCCTCTCGCATCCCGACCTAAGTAAATATATTCCCCGACTCGAGATCATTTATTCCGTCTATCATGCCATCGAGGTATTCTATTTGGCTAttgcaaaatataaacatGTTAATAGTCAGACACATTGCTTCAAAGttaaaatgaataaatgTATTACCTTATTGAATATACAACGTCCTCAGATTTCTtcaagcaaaagaagagtcaaaagaaaaaaataaaaaataatgatgattcgaaaaaagaactatagcaaaacaaaaaataaagagatCCTAATCGGCAATGCTCACgaattccttttcaaaagttaGAGGTACTCAATagaatttcatcaatgattattttcttttagcaggaaccaaagaaaactaataatagaagaacaaaagcaaGAGATGTTATTTTTTACTTTAGTTTTATCTAGAAAGTGgttaaaaattttatgaaaaattaaacatGTGTCGGGTAACCAGGAGATAAAAGCCATATAGGGTTTGAAACTACACATATCTGATAgagaacaaaataaaatgttaTGAAAGGAGCTTGGCTGTTTTCAGGATACGTTCTATATGAGCTTTATACAATGCAGTTTATCTTCTAAATGGAATCTCGCTACGACACAACGGGCATGTGTTATTGCCCGAAGACCTGAACCATTTGTAAAGACATGCACCatgaaatttatttttacaagTTGGACAAGTCTTTGAAGGTAGCTTCCTATCCACAGCATGTAAGATAGAGTAACAAATGGCACATTCCTCAAACCCTGAAAATTGTAAATGAACATTTTTGGTAAACAACTCCAAAGAATCTAACACGGACCCGTTCATGCCAATGATTACATGTTGTGTGGACATAATCCATTGTTTCCATTTCTGTTCACTTATACCAACTCTAGAAACACCTGTAACTTGAATATTTGTCAAGGGATAGTTCTTTGGTAATCTGAAAGAGATCTCCAACTTTTGTTCATCAATTAAATAACTTGCTTTCACTTCACTGGTAATATTATTCAATTTGATCGTTAACGCATCGTCACTAGACGTTAGCCGATCCATCTTGGAGTTGATCTCGTTGAATTCATTGTCAATCAAAATTGGGGAGACAAATTGAGAGacgaatttttcaatatcgCTTTGCAATGATCTATCTTTAATGTTTAACCACCAAGTGTTCGTCAAAGAACCAACGTTATTAAATAGTTGATAAAGCGTATGTCCCAGCAATTTTTTACACTCCGCAAAGATATCTTCCTTATATGGCGAGAACCCATTTCCAACAATGTCATACCCTGAAAtttcatcaacatcaaccTGTTTCCAAAATACAGTATCTTGTAAATCTATTTGGTCCGTtataaaatcaaacattTTATTGATTAAATCGGCCTCCTTCAACTGTTCAATGAATAATTGCCTCATGTTGTAAGATGTATCTTGAAAGTacatcaaaatcaaatgcCAAAACCACAAGTATTTGATAAACGAATTTTTATCTTCGTACTCAAGATACTCTTTTGGTACATCACTGGTCACTTTTAGTAACAGTTCTTCAGGTAACTTGAATTTAGAGCTCACATCAGTATTAGAGTCACCGTTATCTTCATCTGATGCAGCTTGTTTTTGGACTTTCAATTCGTATTCAATTATGATCTCTTGTTGTGTTTCCACGATCAAAGATCCCAAAATACTTGTTAAAAGTCTTGATTGATTGATGTTTTCACCAGTGTCCTTACCGTATAAGACAGCGTTAAATATCCTTTCATATTGTGGCtttaaacttttcaatttcattgaGGAAATGATTTTGTacaattttttgtaaaaaattGTGGAGACTTGATTATTCCGTTCTAGACTATAGTTAAGGAAAATCAATTCAattaaattttcaaagatttcattACTGTATTCTGATGATTCTTTGTCATTTCTGTACGTGCTCAATGTATCATATAAGTTCAAACAGGAAGAACGCAACtccaataaaaacataGTGTCATCAAGTTGGCACATTGATAGAGAATCAGCAACTAACCTTtcagaaatttcaaaagctgTTACACCCAAGTCTCTAACCCCTTCAAACTTCAGTAACTTGGTAAAAAACTCTAGCAATGCCAGCCTAACAGTAATGAAGCTAGGTTCATAGGCAAGGTCACTGTCGAGCCATTTTCCTATCGAACCAAACACCATGCTTAATCTTTGTGGTGCGATAGGAACGAATTGGTCACCTGCGTCTGATATATCCAGCAAGTTATTCAGAAGTATTAACGATTTGAATTCGCGGTCGACTAGTTCATTTTCTCTAATTCCGATTAGTTGAGACGCCAACAGTGTTCTTAATTTGgtcatttcatttttggcGTTCGCTCTGTTGAACACTAAGAGAAGAATAGCGCATAACAAGTAATCATTATCAGAAGATTTTTGATTCCTTACAGTTTTGGTAATGTGTTTCTCGACTGATGGCAACAGTTCGTTTAGTTTTGCAGATGAAACCGTATCCATGccattcaacaaaattttatataatattcttgaataatagaaaaagtaGACAAGATTACTTTTTGCAACACTATTCGTAAATAGAGATCCATCTTCATCGGCAGGATGCGTGATGCTTTCGATAACAGTAGAGAAGTCTGAATTTATCTTACcatgtttgaaaaaagtatgcTCGAAATCGTAAAAGGAATCATTTGGTTYGGCTGAAAGACAATTATAATCTGTGACTGCTTCAGAGACTGTTGATATAAATGCAATGATACGGTTGTTAATATGTTCTGGTAATGCTTCGAGTAGTGAATCTAGGAATAGGGCATGCTTAATCAGTTTTCGCATGCTTGCTAAATCAAGAGGATTGTCCTCCGTGAAGAGTAAATGTGTGTTTAAGCCTAAGATGTTCACCAAAGACGATCTGTAGTCAATCGTTGGGACATACTTGACAAAAAGATCAATCATATCAGTAGGGAAAAACGTTGAAGAGGTATCACTGCAGTTGCTTATCAACTCTACGGTATGTCTAAtgtatttctcttttgtagtAGGGCTAAAATGGTCTTGAACGTATTGCAAAATAGCATGTGCCAAAATATCAGCAATTTCAGGGTCTCTTTTCGCCAACTGTAATGATGACTTAAAGAGCTCTTCATTGGTTTCTTCGGAAACTTTGTACAAGGcgctgaaaagaaagtctGTATTTAGGAGCAGCATTGAAAGTAAGTCTGTATTTAGCTTTGGTAAAATACCGCAAAATAGCTCAATCTGTTGATTAGCAACCGCACTGTGATAAAGCATGGTGACgtttttttggtttaaaAATCTACCGTTACCTTCGAATAATTTTCCATTGTCATCATATTTGTAGTCTTTAATATAATCCTCAATGTATGATTGTATATCAAGGGAATCTAAGCTCAATAGTTGTCGATAAACGTCACCGTTCAGCTCATTCAATGTGTTTAAAATTATAGTCTTTGGAATATTGAGAGAAAACGCAACagtgaaaaaatcttcaaatgaagTTATTGCGTCTTCATTATTCTCAAAAAAGGTAGAATTTGAATAATGTGTCATGATACCAGCAAGATTTTGATATGATGTTTCTTCAACCCAGGTTGGAATATCATACAtaagtttttttatcttatCACCCAGAAAATCCATATCAGAATCCAGAAAGTAATTATAAACTTCAAATATACCTTCATATCTGGTAAGGACATTTGAAGGATTTGTTTGAATTAATTCGGAAAGGAAGTCAAACAAGGAAATAATTGCTGATTTGTTGTTAGTGGCGATAACTAGTAAAGCAAATATGTTCTTTTCGTAGTATTCGTTTTTCTGTCTTGTTTCATCGtctgatttgaaaaaactttcaatttctttttcccaCTTATCAGATGGAAGAGCATCACAAAGAGTTTGGTTCAAAAACGTGAACTCAGCCAAGGATTTCCCATTAGATAAAGTGTTCAAAATCTCTAACTCCGTCATCTCTTTcacattttcttcagatgAGTCATTAGcaaactttaaaaaatttaccCAGAATTCATTAAGAACTTCGGCACCGTTTCTACCAAAGAAAGTCTTTTCATTAAGTTTTTGAATCGATTTTTGCCAAATTGGAAGCCATGCGAGATCATAATCAAGAAATGCATGCTTTTTAGTCGAGGTATATAGTGTTAACATACTCTTGAAAAACCCTGGCGATGGCGTAGTACAAGAGATCGACAGAAATCCGATCAATTTGTCTTTGGAGGATTTGTCGTATGTCCATATTTTCCCGTCTTTGTAACTGTCTAGAGTGGATAGAAGATTTATTATGGTTGGAACCACGGGAGATACTTTTAAG contains these protein-coding regions:
- the RKR1 gene encoding ubiquitin-protein ligase RKR1, which gives rise to MSFGGINTFQQYNTDLGLGHNGVRISLNYFDGSPDPSLLNSLSSNELKLIFKSLLKRDETTKEKALTDLSNLIDGFKQNGYLFDDILLLCWSQVYAKLIVSDSKGIRLQSHQITLKLVKTLKKKISKFLKDLIPLILLGTCELDYSVAKPCCNELMDCFNNDPAKINALWVVFQEQLLDLIKEIVVNENEETISDERYSTKEESGFRYQRIMASAVLLLIKLLVHNKDISEHKSSYKAILSDESIWKLLNLKNSQNTKTYESVIQLMDVLYISGYMGSHKDTLKLSTKKLFKSLAHVSSKNILKVSPVVPTIINLLSTLDSYKDGKIWTYDKSSKDKLIGFLSISCTTPSPGFFKSMLTLYTSTKKHAFLDYDLAWLPIWQKSIQKLNEKTFFGRNGAEVLNEFWVNFLKFANDSSEENVKEMTELEILNTLSNGKSLAEFTFLNQTLCDALPSDKWEKEIESFFKSDDETRQKNEYYEKNIFALLVIATNNKSAIISLFDFLSELIQTNPSNVLTRYEGIFEVYNYFLDSDMDFLGDKIKKLMYDIPTWVEETSYQNLAGIMTHYSNSTFFENNEDAITSFEDFFTVAFSLNIPKTIILNTLNELNGDVYRQLLSLDSLDIQSYIEDYIKDYKYDDNGKLFEGNGRFLNQKNVTMLYHSAVANQQIELFCGILPKLNTDLLSMLLLNTDFLFSALYKVSEETNEELFKSSLQLAKRDPEIADILAHAILQYVQDHFSPTTKEKYIRHTVELISNCSDTSSTFFPTDMIDLFVKYVPTIDYRSSLVNILGLNTHLLFTEDNPLDLASMRKLIKHALFLDSLLEALPEHINNRIIAFISTVSEAVTDYNCLSAXPNDSFYDFEHTFFKHGKINSDFSTVIESITHPADEDGSLFTNSVAKSNLVYFFYYSRILYKILLNGMDTVSSAKLNELLPSVEKHITKTVRNQKSSDNDYLLCAILLLVFNRANAKNEMTKLRTLLASQLIGIRENELVDREFKSLILLNNLLDISDAGDQFVPIAPQRLSMVFGSIGKWLDSDLAYEPSFITVRLALLEFFTKLLKFEGVRDLGVTAFEISERLVADSLSMCQLDDTMFLLELRSSCLNLYDTLSTYRNDKESSEYSNEIFENLIELIFLNYSLERNNQVSTIFYKKLYKIISSMKLKSLKPQYERIFNAVLYGKDTGENINQSRLLTSILGSLIVETQQEIIIEYELKVQKQAASDEDNGDSNTDVSSKFKLPEELLLKVTSDVPKEYLEYEDKNSFIKYLWFWHLILMYFQDTSYNMRQLFIEQLKEADLINKMFDFITDQIDLQDTVFWKQVDVDEISGYDIVGNGFSPYKEDIFAECKKLLGHTLYQLFNNVGSLTNTWWLNIKDRSLQSDIEKFVSQFVSPILIDNEFNEINSKMDRLTSSDDALTIKLNNITSEVKASYLIDEQKLEISFRLPKNYPLTNIQVTGVSRVGISEQKWKQWIMSTQHVIIGMNGSVLDSLELFTKNVHLQFSGFEECAICYSILHAVDRKLPSKTCPTCKNKFHGACLYKWFRSSGNNTCPLCRSEIPFRR